Proteins encoded in a region of the Perca fluviatilis chromosome 6, GENO_Pfluv_1.0, whole genome shotgun sequence genome:
- the sdhaf1 gene encoding succinate dehydrogenase assembly factor 1, mitochondrial produces the protein MARHSKLQKQVLALYRQFLRAGQDKPGFIPRIRDEFRVNACIKKTDVMHIEYLYRRGQRQLEQLRDVNTKQLGSFSKPAEKS, from the coding sequence ATGGCGCGGCACAGTAAGCTGCAGAAGCAGGTCCTTGCTCTGTACCGGCAGTTTCTGCGGGCCGGTCAGGACAAACCAGGCTTCATCCCCCGAATCCGTGACGAGTTCAGAGTGAATGCTTGCATCAAGAAGACGGACGTGATGCACATTGAGTATCTGTACAGGCGAGGACAGAGACAGCTGGAGCAGCTGAGGGACGTAAACACCAAACAGCTAGGCTCTTTCTCCAAACCTGCAGAGAAGAGCTGA
- the ercc6l gene encoding DNA excision repair protein ERCC-6-like: MDVSQEDGEVAEISKKLEKSLSMDTDDNMEAYHRFIQDGKGVAKQGDLKGALKLFKLAYNIHQSQKLESRIKKVEELLAQIDSEDEDEEFVNVNNSGLIIFKELYDKLYDYQRNGVAFLYSLYRDGRKGGILADDMGLGKTIQVVSFLSGMYDNDMAKHTLLVMPTSLITNWTKEFAKWTPGLRVKEFHGAGKERTRNLEKVQRRNGIIITTYTMLMNNWQQLSSYHGKEFTWDYMILDEAHKIKSTATKTAKSAAAIPSKNRVLLTGTPVQNNLKEMWALFDFACQGALLGTAKTFKTEYENPITRAREKDATPGEKALGSRMSENLLTIIKPYFLRRTKAEVQKNKMNGTHPCERDYSDKDSKVPNLPKDSGAVMPTLTRKNDLIVWTYLSSVQEDVYRQFLSLDHIKELLMTTRSPLAELTIMKKLCDHPRLLSAAAIAKLGLEESTAENENMEADTGSIANVSDDTLISESGKLVFLFALLERLREEGHRTLVFAHYRKVLDILQRILGNRGFKVLRLDGTITQIAERERLITLFQTDKRYSVFLLTTQVGGVGITLTAANRVVIYDPSWNPATDAQAVDRAYRIGQTENVVVYRLITCGTVEEKIYRRQVFKDSLIRQNTGDKKNPFRYFSKQELKELFILEDPRSSSTQMQLQALHSRHRRTDPELDEHIAHLHSMEMFGISDHDLMYSLDVNRDEAEDQEAHLYIEGRVQKAQELMKAESELQMQLAESIASSTEPAWLRQPLDNHNRERSNDKKTRNPRPSPSYPQPDHNFNGSPVVVELDQSGSDKEASQQNLSDRVIDLTADDSMSEEQPFVEVSQDKLAQQKLDSPKHQSVKQERRYLIEEDAAPQEVIDVSLVMSEASDAQAGDKADASVQELMDESASSEDAGASAGDGSPAYITALDEDKELNGTSHSEYNSKMDLGHSRVTPLQNKRLSVLQASCSSFKADTSSRVSTGIESFEGNFHLQLEDSDMFSDHDVLDHQETEAEERKLLLQLQMEGSFDINKSLSERQHGKALGQSLNGTSEMDGSMDDSIVVTKKKRAAVIYDTDEEEDDDDRSQLNNSFQALGASTPKSAPSGPSPLRLRKSVGGNLSVASRRSLLLSIIDDMENHNEEMTDEDEEDDDVSERHSDEAEEDDIVGSTPDELQLEKTVGETLNTEGEEEEEVVEEEEEEDDDDDDDDHQYSVSADSADVSGQEMSSNMEQSTGEPELVSSERMDQCTVDAGVKTKLSVEEESFDSLVSKGKACHSQGKLDDALGFFLRAIDIKPGDPEVQLMTIQLYRQLSQRS, translated from the exons ATGGATGTCTCTCAAGAAGATGGTGAAGTTGCGGAGATTTCAAAGAAACTGGAAAA GTCTTTGTCCATGGATACGGATGACAACATGGAAGCCTACCACAG attCATTCAAGATGGTAAAGGTGTTGCCAAACAAGGGGACCTGAAAGGGGCTCTGAAGCTCTTCAAACTGGCGTACAACATTCACCAGAGTCAAAAACTTGAAAGCAGGATAAAGAAAGTTGAGGAACTTCTTGCTCAGATTGATTCggaggatgaagatgaagagTTTGTCAATGTTAACAACAGCGGTTTAATCATTTTCAAAGAGTTATATGACAAGCTTTATGACTACCAACGAAATGGAGTGGCCTTCTTATACAGTCTCTACAGAGATGGTCGTAAAGGTGGGATCTTGGCAGATGACATGGGCCTTGGTAAAACCATCCAGGTGGTATCATTTCTCTCTGGCATGTACGACAATGATATGGCTAAACACACACTGCTGGTCATGCCAACCTCACTCATCACAAACTGGACCAAGGAGTTTGCCAAATGGACTCCTGGCCTGAGGGTGAAGGAGTTTCACGGTGCGGGCAAAGAGAGGACCAGGAATTTGGAGAAAGTTCAGAGAAGAAATggcatcatcatcaccacataCACAATGCTCATGAACAACTGGCAGCAATTGTCGTCATACCATGGCAAAGAGTTCACATGGGACTACATGATCCTGGATGAGGCACACAAGATAAAATCCACAGCCACGAAAACGGCCAAAAGTGCCGCCGCCATACCTTCAAAAAACAGAGTTCTTCTCACAGGCACTCCAGTCCAGAACAACCTAAAAGAAATGTGGGCTCTCTTTGACTTTGCTTGCCAAGGCGCCCTCCTCGGCACAGCtaaaacattcaaaacagaGTATGAGAACCCCATCACCCGGGCCCGAGAGAAGGACGCCACTCCAGGGGAGAAGGCTCTCGGGTCTCGGATGTCTGAGAACCTCTTGACCATCATTAAACCTTACTTCCTCCGCAGGACAAAAGCAGAAGTGCAAAAGAACAAAATGAACGGCACACATCCGTGCGAAAGGGACTATTCGGACAAGGACAGCAAAGTTCCAAACCTTCCAAAAGACTCTGGAGCAGTCATGCCCACGCTGACGAGAAAGAACGACCTGATTGTCTGGACTTACCTGAGCTCTGTTCAGGAAGACGTATACAGGCAGTTCCTTTCGCTGGACCACATCAAAGAGCTGCTCATGACCACCAGATCACCTCTAGCTGAATTAACCATAATGAAAAAGCTGTGCGACCACCCAAGAttgctttctgctgcagccatAGCCAAGTTAGGCTTGGAGGAAAGTACagctgaaaatgaaaacatggaggcaGACACAGGCAGCATCGCAAACGTTTCTGATGACACCTTAATATCTGAGTCTGGGAAACTTGTCTTTCTGTTTGCGCTGCTCGAAAGGCTCAGAGAAGAAGGCCACCGCACACTCGTCTTTGCTCATTACAGGAAGGTGCTTGACATCCTCCAACGCATCCTGGGCAACCGAGGCTTCAAAGTATTGAGACTGGATGGCACAATAACGCAGATTGCAGAGAGAGAGCGGCTCATTACTCTGTTCCAAACAGACAAACGTTACTCTGTCTTCCTCCTGACCACCCAGGTTGGAGGAGTTGGCATCACTTTGACGGCAGCAAATCGAGTCGTGATCTACGACCCCAGCTGGAACCCAGCAACAGATGCCCAGGCTGTTGACAGGGCGTACCGCATCGGCCAGACTGAAAACGTCGTTGTCTACAGGCTGATAACCTGCGGCACGGTGGAGGAGAAGATCTACAGACGGCAGGTTTTCAAAGACTCTCTCATCAGACAGAATACTGGGGACAAGAAGAACCCTTTTCGGTACTTCAGCAAGCAGGAGCTGAAGGAGCTCTTCATTCTGGAGGACCCACGGTCCTCATCTACACAGATGCAGCTTCAGGCTCTGCACTCCAGACACCGACGGACAGACCCTGAACTGGACGAGCACATTGCCCACCTCCACTCCATGGAGATGTTTGGGATCTCTGACCACGACCTGATGTATTCTCTCGATGTCAACCGTGACGAGGCCGAGGACCAAGAGGCGCACCTCTACATTGAAGGGAGGGTCCAGAAGGCCCAGGAGCTGATGAAGGCTGAGTCAGAATTACAGATGCAGTTGGCAGAGAGCATAGCTTCAAGCACAGAACCAGCCTGGCTCAGACAACCACTGGACAACCACAACAGAGAGCGGTCTAATgacaaaaagacaagaaatccAAGACCAAGTCCTTCCTATCCACAGCCTGACCACAACTTCAACGGGTCACCTGTTGTGGTGGAGTTGGACCAGTCGGGTTCTGACAAGGAGGCCAGCCAACAGAATCTGAGTGACAGAGTCATTGATCTTACTGCAGATGACAGTATGTCAGAAGAACAACCTTTTGTAGAAGTAAGCCAAGACAAGCTTGCCCAGCAGAAGCTGGATTCCCCAAAACACCAGTCTGTCAAGCAGGAGAGACGTTACCTGATAGAAGAAGACGCCGCTCCTCAGGAGGTGATTGATGTGTCTTTGGTGATGTCAGAGGCCAGTGATGCTCAAGCAGGTGATAAGGCAGATGCCTCTGTTCAAGAATTAATGGATGAGTCTGCATCGTCTGAGGATGCAGGTGCTTCAGCAGGTGACGGCAGCCCAGCTTACATTACAGCACTTGATGAAGATAAGGAGCTAAACGGAACTTCACACTCAGAATACAACTCCAAGATGGATTTGGGGCATTCACGTGTCACACCCCtgcaaaacaaaagactttctgTCTTGCAAGCATCCTGTTCAAGCTTCAAAGCAGACACATCATCAAGAGTCAGCACAGGGATTGAATCCTTTGAGGGCAACTTCCATTTACAGCTTGAGGACAGTGACATGTTCTCAGACCATGATGTCCTGGACCATCAGGAGACGgaagcagaggagaggaagctGCTGTTGCAGCTGCAGATGGAGGGGagttttgacataaataaatCCCTTTCTGAGAGACAACATGGAAAAGCGCTCGGCCAAAGCCTTAACGGCACCTCTGAGATGGACGGTTCAATGGATGATTCCATTGTGGTTACCAAGAAGAAAAGAGCAGCAGTGATTTATGATActgatgaagaagaagatgatgatgataggaGTCAACTCAACAACTCCTTCCAGGCTCTTGGAGCGTCAACACCTAAATCTGCACCATCTGGCCCCAGCCCTCTCAGGTTGAGAAAGAGTGTGGGAGGAAACCTCTCCGTGGCCTCACGCCGGTCCCTCCTCCTGTCCATCATCGACGACATGGAGAACCACAATGAAGAGATGACTGATGAGGACGAAGAAGATGATGACGTTTCAGAGAGGCATTCTGATGAGGCCGAAGAGGACGACATCGTTGGTTCAACTCCGGATGAGCTTCAGCTGGAGAAGACTGTCGGAGAAACATTAAACACagagggtgaggaggaagaagaagtagtggaggaggaggaggaggaggacgatgatgatgatgatgatgatcatcaGTACTCTGTGTCGGCAGATTCCGCCGATGTGTCAGGACAGGAAATGAGCAGTAACATGGAGCAGTCAACCGGTGAGCCTGAGCTAGTGTCCTCCGAGAGGATGGATCAGTGCACCGTTGATGCAGGAGTCAAGACGAAGCTTTCCGTCGAGGAGGAGAGCTTTGACTCCCTGGTCAGTAAAGGGAAGGCGTGCCACAGCCAAGGGAAGCTGGACGACGCCCTGGGCTTCTTCCTGAGGGCTATCGACATCAAACCTGGAGATCCTGAGGTTCAGCTCATGACCATCCAACTGTACCGACAGCTGAGTCAGAGGAGTTAG
- the nudt18 gene encoding 8-oxo-dGDP phosphatase NUDT18 codes for MSKQSSSSQHSGNGNLTRSLITHDMEVTEKGWQQVEEQVERLLSGQGSEVTACDVGLEQSKPATLRKTVTYIVCAVIFNEKEEVLMVQEAKPDCYKQWYLPAGRVEVGESLEEALRREVKEEAGFDCEPITLLLIQEQGPQWIRFNFLAKVTGQRSHRAYTHVCTSVLMRTLMNIINQTEHDTVGYPSETSGDEREQEGFTKSLTVLTKPTHFYILNTDPDSGCCDAFRYRQDPCHPVTLPVDLSCRHVVQRLVLVFTNAKEQIWVLLIKAPVLHLPTAAAVKTHAVTWAANMVVQEAMPSAYYDQDVNTLGVFSLQHNGRQHGKTDGVCFNTLVALVPDHVQRNEDGEKVEWTGTGQPPPVENPRYVWHEVQKQTLKEKLLEKTKNTSILPMHSLY; via the exons ATGTCaaaacagagcagcagcagccagcacAGTGGAAATGGAAACTTAACACGGTCGTTAATTACACACG ACATGGAGGTGACGGAGAAGGGGTGGCAGCAGGTGGAGGAGCAGGTGGAGAGGCTGCTAAGTGGTCAGGGGTCAGAGGTAACCGCCTGTGACGTGGGCCTGGAGCAGAGCAAACCGGCGACTCTGAGGAAGACCGTCACCTACATTGTCTGCGCTGTCATCTTCAATGAGAAG GAGGAGGTGCTGATGGTGCAGGAGGCAAAGCCGGACTGTTATAAGCAGTGGTACCTGCCTGCCGGGAGGGTGGAGGTGGGGGAGAGCCTGGAGGAGGCGCTGAGGAGGgag GTGAAGGAGGAGGCGGGGTTTGACTGTGAGCCAATCACCTTGCTACTGATCCAGGAGCAGGGACCGCAGTGGATCCGCTTTAACTTCCTTGCTAAAgtcacaggtcagaggtcacacagaGCCTACACGCACGTTTGTACTTCTGTTCTTATGAGGACCCTCATGAACATAATTAACCAAACTGAGCATGACACTGTCG GATATCCCTCTGAAACATCTGGGGATGAGAGAGAACAAGAGGGTTTCACTAAATCTCTGACTGTTCTTACCAAACccacacatttttatatattgaaTACTGACCCTGACTCTGGCTGCTGTGATGCTTTCAGGTACCGTCAGGATCCCTGCCATCCTGTCACGTTACCTGTAGACCTGAGCTGCCGTCACGTGGTGCAGAGACTTGTCCTGGTCTTCACCAACGCTAAGGAACAGATCTGGGTCCTGCTTATCAAAG CCCCGGTGCTCCACCTTCCCACGGCGGCGGCGGTAAAGACTCACGCGGTGACGTGGGCGGCCAACATGGTGGTGCAGGAAGCCATGCCGTCAGCATATTATGACCAAGACGTCAACACGCTGGGCGTCTTCAGCCTGCAGCACAACGGGCGTCAGCATGGGAAGACAGACGGCGTGTGCTTCAACACGCTGGTGGCGCTGGTCCCTGACCACGTCCAACGCAATGAGGACGGAGAAAAGGTAGAGTGGACGGGGACGGGACAGCCTCCACCTGTAGAAAACCCTCGATACGTCTGGCACGAAGTCCAGAAACAAACACTGAAAGAGAAACTGCTGGAGAAGACCAAAAACACCTCCATTTTACCTATGCACAGCCTGTACTGA
- the LOC120560831 gene encoding protein FAM240B, with product MNLALVHDRLHIKTFWEKKINTECQHVESEEQRKNKSALEKLRAEWLVRLENRTKHLKNLDKYARKVKVEKSADQTGAQTNGDEEDKL from the exons ATGAACTTGGCTCTGGTCCACGACAGACTGCATATTAAGACGTTCTGGGAGAAGAAGATTAACACTGAATGTCAACATGTTGAGAGCGAAGAGCAGAGAAAGAACAAGAGCGCGCTGGAAAA gcTGAGGGCGGAATGGCTGGTACGCCTGGAAAACAGAACCAAACACCTGAAGAACCTCGACAAGTACGCCAGGAAGGTCAAGGTGGAGAAGTCTGCCGACCAGACAGGAGCTCAAACAAACGGGGATGAAGAAGATAAACTGTGA